From Heliomicrobium undosum, the proteins below share one genomic window:
- a CDS encoding potassium channel family protein, producing the protein MLKSDYIQIIRKIEPEIDRLLIIIEQQLKYGKNKKAAENYRLLSRLMYSKRYIHFAIVFLENAFSVFLDLQMYLKGITCLESKIELLDQLNDIQGKAQVYEQMASVQKYYLRDYNRAGYNYSASARYYEMIQNYIAATKKADYSFECFEKANNKLKAKDSLNHAIRVSIKAGMINRAAYFVNTLYNRIKDDYSSSYLALCHKGFYTNKEIDPRKALFYVEKLIIAHFERGIVQRNLKHFLLEAQKLHLSVFKCRDDRLLSKIRETSSNSNELMSIYMDFSSFASNIGLFDEASYFKILYYDEELKVLKNEKQATKYLAYYWWKVTSNYGESLSRWMITSSLIVIVFGIIFSAPSCPQFFPEDLKQFLYSAKPEIKVSSELSFYTPFYFSIVTFTTLGYGDITPNNLYAHIWVTLEVIVGYFMLGGLITIFTKKVMR; encoded by the coding sequence ATGCTTAAGTCTGACTATATACAGATTATTAGAAAAATTGAGCCGGAAATTGACAGGTTGTTGATTATTATTGAGCAACAATTGAAATACGGAAAAAATAAGAAGGCTGCAGAAAACTACAGATTACTTTCTAGATTAATGTATTCTAAGCGATATATTCATTTTGCTATAGTTTTTTTAGAAAATGCCTTTTCTGTTTTTCTGGATTTACAAATGTATTTAAAAGGGATAACTTGCTTAGAAAGTAAAATTGAATTATTAGACCAATTAAATGACATTCAAGGAAAAGCTCAAGTATATGAACAAATGGCATCTGTTCAGAAATATTATTTGCGGGATTATAATCGTGCGGGTTATAATTATTCAGCGTCTGCTCGGTATTACGAAATGATTCAGAATTATATTGCCGCTACCAAAAAAGCGGATTATTCTTTTGAATGTTTTGAAAAAGCAAATAATAAACTAAAAGCTAAAGATTCTCTTAACCATGCGATACGGGTATCAATAAAAGCAGGTATGATTAATAGGGCAGCATACTTCGTAAATACTCTCTATAATAGGATTAAGGATGATTATTCAAGTAGTTATTTAGCGCTATGTCATAAAGGATTTTATACAAATAAAGAAATAGACCCAAGGAAAGCGCTTTTTTACGTAGAGAAATTAATTATTGCTCATTTTGAACGGGGGATAGTTCAAAGGAATCTAAAACACTTTCTGTTAGAAGCCCAAAAGTTACACTTGAGTGTATTTAAATGTAGAGATGATAGACTACTGAGTAAAATTAGAGAGACTTCTTCCAATTCAAATGAACTAATGAGCATATACATGGACTTTTCATCATTTGCAAGTAATATTGGCTTATTTGATGAAGCGAGTTACTTTAAAATATTGTACTACGATGAAGAACTAAAAGTGTTAAAGAATGAGAAACAAGCTACTAAATATTTAGCCTACTATTGGTGGAAGGTAACTAGTAATTATGGTGAAAGCTTATCGAGATGGATGATTACTTCATCTTTGATTGTAATTGTATTTGGAATTATTTTTTCTGCTCCCTCATGCCCACAGTTTTTCCCTGAAGATTTGAAACAATTTTTGTATAGTGCTAAACCTGAAATTAAAGTGTCAAGTGAATTGAGCTTCTATACTCCTTTTTACTTTAGCATTGTAACCTTTACCACATTAGGATATGGAGATATAACGCCAAACAATTTATATGCACATATATGGGTTACGTTAGAAGTAATTGTTGGATATTTTATGCTAGGAGGTCTCATTACTATATTTACAAAAAAAGTAATGAGATAG
- a CDS encoding DUF559 domain-containing protein, protein MLKRLLLAGYKVTPQWKVGAYRIDMVVEGAGRRLAIECDGDKYHTAENLAEDMNRQAILERLGWRFARIRGSQFFRYPDQTMQLIFDKLTQMEIPPEGEQNASTIAVHGELKDRGSVEPWRFNEHGGRRTGPVGTL, encoded by the coding sequence GTGCTGAAACGGCTGCTGTTGGCCGGCTACAAGGTCACACCGCAGTGGAAGGTGGGCGCCTACCGGATCGACATGGTGGTGGAAGGCGCCGGACGCCGTCTTGCTATCGAATGCGACGGTGACAAGTACCATACGGCGGAGAACTTAGCGGAAGATATGAACCGGCAAGCCATCCTTGAGCGCCTGGGTTGGCGCTTTGCACGGATCCGAGGCAGCCAGTTCTTCCGGTATCCCGACCAGACGATGCAGTTGATTTTTGACAAGTTGACTCAAATGGAGATTCCGCCGGAAGGGGAGCAGAACGCTTCGACGATTGCCGTTCATGGTGAGTTAAAAGATCGAGGGTCCGTAGAGCCATGGAGATTCAACGAACATGGCGGGAGACGGACCGGACCGGTTGGTACCCTTTAA
- a CDS encoding HI0074 family nucleotidyltransferase substrate-binding subunit, which translates to MNQKEIRWRQRFENFDKAYRQFHAANSDFDRLNLLEKEGMVQRFEYTFELAWKTLKDYLEANDVIAKFPRDVIKEAFRYELIEDGDTWMDMLESRNVLTHTYNEERFSIALKKINGEYASAISQVHQRLASYVETGH; encoded by the coding sequence ATGAATCAAAAAGAAATACGCTGGCGCCAACGCTTTGAGAATTTCGATAAAGCCTATCGCCAGTTTCATGCGGCGAATTCTGACTTTGACCGGTTGAATTTGCTGGAGAAAGAAGGCATGGTTCAGAGATTTGAATACACCTTTGAGTTAGCCTGGAAAACACTGAAAGATTATCTAGAGGCCAATGACGTGATCGCCAAGTTTCCTAGAGATGTGATCAAAGAAGCTTTCCGCTATGAACTGATCGAAGACGGAGATACATGGATGGATATGCTGGAAAGCCGAAACGTACTGACCCATACCTACAATGAAGAGCGGTTTTCCATCGCTCTGAAGAAGATCAATGGGGAATACGCTTCTGCCATCAGTCAAGTCCACCAGCGGCTAGCATCTTATGTTGAAACGGGGCATTGA
- a CDS encoding nucleotidyltransferase domain-containing protein gives MEIIIGALQRIDVIEGAAIFGSRSMGNFKHGSDVDIAVYGAHISEQVVQELNADLNERLPLPYYFDVIHYEGVTHQGLKEHIDRYGRQFYTRPLPRPKEICLETLR, from the coding sequence ATGGAGATCATCATTGGCGCGTTACAGCGGATAGACGTCATCGAAGGAGCAGCGATATTCGGAAGTCGCAGTATGGGGAATTTCAAACATGGATCTGATGTCGATATTGCTGTATATGGGGCGCATATATCGGAACAGGTAGTGCAGGAACTGAATGCGGATTTAAACGAACGATTGCCTTTGCCTTATTACTTTGATGTCATTCACTACGAGGGCGTAACGCATCAGGGGTTAAAAGAACACATCGACCGCTATGGAAGGCAGTTTTATACTCGCCCATTGCCCAGACCAAAGGAAATCTGCCTGGAAACGCTCCGATAA
- a CDS encoding glutathione peroxidase: MSIYDFKVRTIGGKEVSLSNYKGKVLLIVNTASKCGFTPQYEELQKLYNTYADRGLEILGFPSNQFAEQEPGSNEEVQQFCQINYGVSFPMFEKIEVRGKNAHPLFNFLTHEAPFRGFDLDHPIGGKLQDVLKDNFPEMLEGDSIKWNFTKFLINRQGEVVGRYEPTTTPLSMKEDIEKLL, from the coding sequence ATGAGCATCTATGATTTCAAAGTGAGAACGATTGGCGGCAAGGAAGTTTCGCTATCCAATTACAAAGGAAAAGTTTTACTCATTGTGAATACGGCAAGCAAGTGCGGATTCACTCCGCAGTACGAAGAATTGCAAAAACTGTATAACACCTATGCCGATCGAGGGTTAGAGATCCTTGGTTTCCCAAGCAATCAATTTGCCGAACAGGAGCCGGGGAGCAACGAAGAGGTTCAACAATTTTGTCAAATTAACTATGGGGTAAGCTTCCCGATGTTTGAGAAAATAGAGGTGCGAGGAAAGAACGCGCATCCTTTATTCAACTTCTTAACTCACGAAGCGCCCTTCCGCGGGTTTGACCTCGACCATCCCATTGGCGGAAAACTGCAGGACGTATTGAAGGATAATTTCCCTGAGATGTTAGAAGGGGATTCGATCAAGTGGAACTTTACGAAGTTTCTCATTAACCGGCAAGGCGAGGTCGTGGGGCGGTATGAGCCGACCACTACGCCGCTGTCAATGAAAGAGGATATTGAAAAGTTACTCTAA
- a CDS encoding RtcB family protein has product MFVIYEKEKQKLPIKVWLESIEQIEPGCLEQAINLSNLPFALHHIALMPDTHQGYGMPIGGVLTTENVIVPNAVGVDIGCGMIFSQTNIPAELLKNTQTKSGSLLQIIVGDILRNIPTGFAHHPKAQPLSEEFQEMVNSTKPVAAQHEELCKRIFPSCLHQVGTLGGGNHFIEVQEDEDGMIALMIHSGSRNVGKQVCDYFNKRAKALNEKWLSTVPSEMDLAFLPTDTAEGRDYIRFMNFSLAMAKENRQQMMTKVQEILARYTEKFTGFTNIEFSMEVNAHHNYAAMEHHFGKNVWVHRKGAIRVREGDYGIIPGAMGSFSYIVKGKGNPDSFMTCSHGAGRKMGRKEAARQISVEQTMVDLKQQGVVLGKNKKSDVAEESRFAYKDIDFVIHNELDLIEPVKKLKTVGVVKG; this is encoded by the coding sequence ATGTTTGTCATCTACGAAAAGGAAAAGCAAAAGCTTCCCATCAAGGTATGGCTGGAGTCGATCGAACAAATCGAACCCGGCTGCCTGGAACAGGCAATCAACCTCTCCAACCTTCCCTTTGCCCTGCACCATATCGCGCTGATGCCCGACACACACCAGGGATACGGCATGCCCATCGGCGGCGTGTTGACCACGGAAAATGTGATCGTGCCCAATGCCGTCGGCGTCGATATCGGTTGCGGCATGATTTTTAGTCAGACCAACATCCCGGCGGAATTGCTAAAAAATACGCAGACGAAAAGCGGGTCCCTATTGCAGATCATCGTCGGCGATATCCTGCGCAATATCCCGACTGGTTTTGCCCATCATCCCAAGGCGCAACCGCTTTCCGAAGAGTTCCAGGAGATGGTGAACAGCACGAAACCGGTGGCGGCGCAGCATGAAGAACTGTGCAAGCGAATCTTCCCTTCCTGCCTGCATCAAGTCGGAACCCTGGGCGGGGGCAATCATTTTATCGAAGTGCAAGAAGATGAAGACGGCATGATCGCGCTGATGATCCACTCCGGCAGCCGCAATGTGGGCAAACAGGTATGCGACTACTTCAATAAGCGGGCGAAAGCCTTGAATGAAAAGTGGTTGTCCACAGTCCCGTCAGAGATGGACCTGGCCTTTCTTCCGACCGATACGGCGGAAGGGAGAGATTACATCCGTTTCATGAATTTTTCTCTCGCCATGGCCAAAGAGAACCGGCAACAGATGATGACGAAAGTCCAAGAAATCCTCGCCAGATATACGGAAAAGTTCACCGGCTTCACGAACATTGAGTTTTCCATGGAAGTCAACGCCCACCACAACTATGCCGCTATGGAACATCACTTCGGCAAGAATGTGTGGGTCCATCGCAAGGGCGCCATTCGCGTTCGCGAGGGAGATTACGGGATCATTCCCGGCGCCATGGGGAGTTTCAGCTATATCGTAAAGGGAAAGGGCAATCCGGACTCCTTCATGACCTGTTCCCATGGCGCCGGCCGCAAAATGGGGCGCAAAGAAGCAGCGAGACAGATCTCGGTGGAACAGACGATGGTCGACCTGAAACAGCAGGGCGTCGTGCTCGGAAAAAATAAGAAGAGCGACGTGGCCGAAGAAAGCCGCTTCGCCTACAAAGATATTGACTTCGTCATCCACAATGAGTTGGACTTGATTGAACCGGTGAAGAAATTGAAAACCGTCGGTGTTGTAAAAGGGTAA
- a CDS encoding NAD(P)/FAD-dependent oxidoreductase, whose product METKKPRIVILGAGYAGILTARRLQKILRRDEAEIVLVNKHNYHYLTTWLHEAAAGTVDDERITISIRDVIDSERVRFIKDTVMEVETAAKRVVLCHGEPLAYDYLVMALGFEPATFGIAGIKEHALAIRSMNSARRIRHAIEARFAEFARNKEAQEKQQHLTFVVGGAGFTGIEFAAELSERIPALCRQHGIDRQRVQVLNVEGAPNILNGFDPAMAEYAKASLESLGVQFRLSTKIQSVDSRGVTLLSEAGEERIAPATVIWTGGVQGNTVVCNENFETVRGRIPAGKDLRAPGHENIFVLGDCSVVTDTHTGRPFPPTAQLAILQSAVCAENIAALVRGSEDVELKEFVPFIKGTVASIGSHDAVGEVFGVKLHGRLAMMMKAIIDIRYMLMLGNLKLLFGKGKLSAYVTPTAYRQIFSSK is encoded by the coding sequence ATGGAAACGAAAAAGCCTCGCATTGTTATATTGGGCGCCGGTTACGCAGGAATCTTGACGGCCAGAAGGTTGCAAAAAATTCTCCGGCGCGATGAGGCCGAAATCGTGCTCGTCAATAAGCACAATTACCACTACCTGACCACCTGGCTCCATGAGGCGGCCGCCGGAACCGTCGATGACGAGCGCATCACTATTTCGATCAGGGATGTCATCGACTCTGAGCGCGTCCGCTTCATCAAAGACACGGTGATGGAAGTCGAGACAGCGGCGAAGCGCGTGGTACTCTGCCACGGAGAACCGTTGGCCTATGATTACCTGGTGATGGCCCTCGGCTTTGAACCAGCCACCTTCGGCATCGCCGGGATCAAAGAACACGCCCTCGCCATCCGCAGCATGAACAGCGCCCGCAGGATCCGCCACGCCATCGAGGCCCGCTTCGCCGAATTCGCCCGGAATAAAGAAGCGCAAGAAAAACAGCAGCATCTGACCTTCGTCGTCGGCGGGGCCGGTTTTACCGGCATCGAGTTTGCCGCTGAACTGTCTGAACGGATCCCCGCCCTCTGCCGGCAGCACGGCATCGACCGGCAGCGTGTTCAGGTGCTCAACGTAGAAGGCGCGCCCAACATTTTGAACGGATTCGATCCCGCCATGGCAGAGTACGCCAAAGCCTCCCTAGAAAGCCTGGGTGTCCAGTTCCGCCTCTCGACCAAAATTCAATCCGTCGACAGCCGGGGGGTCACGCTGCTGAGCGAGGCGGGTGAAGAACGCATCGCGCCAGCCACTGTCATCTGGACCGGCGGCGTCCAGGGCAATACGGTCGTCTGCAACGAAAACTTCGAAACGGTTCGCGGCCGGATTCCGGCAGGAAAAGACCTTCGCGCGCCCGGCCATGAGAATATCTTCGTCCTCGGCGACTGCTCTGTCGTAACCGACACGCACACCGGACGTCCCTTCCCCCCAACGGCCCAACTGGCCATTTTGCAGTCGGCGGTGTGCGCAGAGAATATAGCCGCATTAGTGCGAGGCAGCGAAGATGTAGAATTGAAGGAATTTGTTCCCTTTATAAAGGGCACGGTGGCTTCCATCGGCAGCCATGATGCGGTAGGAGAGGTCTTTGGCGTCAAACTGCATGGCAGGTTGGCGATGATGATGAAGGCGATCATCGATATCCGGTACATGTTGATGTTGGGAAATCTGAAGCTCCTCTTCGGTAAGGGAAAGCTCTCTGCGTATGTAACGCCGACCGCCTACAGGCAGATCTTCAGCAGTAAATAA
- a CDS encoding LysR family transcriptional regulator — translation MFVNTELYRAFYLVAKEGSISKAAEQLYITQPAVSRSIQQLEEKLGCVLFFRTPKGVKLTKEGELLFPYIEQAFSFISSGEKTLVQVKELEKGEIIIAAGDTICKQFLPPHLKTFKQAYPGIRIHVTNENTPATIRLLKRGQIDIGFVHSPVVSDPSSTEHLTVHEVFEIQDCFVAGEKYKHLAEQPRSLEEITESPLILLEKGSSSRIYIEKIFAQHNLSLKPEFELSDFELLIRFARIDFGVAFVIKNFISEELAGGSLYEITPLTVIPPRHVGVAHLKTVPLRTAAKAFLSFLLNNKYPRSS, via the coding sequence ATGTTCGTTAATACAGAGCTTTACCGCGCCTTTTATCTCGTCGCCAAGGAAGGCAGCATCTCGAAAGCGGCAGAACAGTTGTACATAACCCAACCGGCTGTGAGCCGCTCGATCCAGCAGTTGGAGGAAAAACTGGGTTGCGTGCTCTTTTTCCGGACACCTAAAGGCGTAAAGCTGACGAAAGAAGGGGAACTCCTTTTCCCCTATATCGAACAAGCCTTTAGCTTCATTTCCTCCGGCGAGAAGACGCTCGTCCAAGTGAAGGAACTGGAAAAAGGCGAGATCATCATCGCTGCAGGCGATACGATCTGCAAGCAATTCCTCCCGCCTCACCTGAAGACGTTCAAACAGGCTTACCCCGGTATCCGGATCCATGTGACCAACGAGAACACGCCTGCTACGATTCGTTTGCTGAAACGAGGCCAGATCGATATCGGCTTCGTCCATTCCCCGGTTGTCAGCGACCCATCGTCGACGGAGCATTTGACCGTCCATGAGGTCTTTGAGATCCAGGACTGTTTTGTCGCCGGCGAAAAGTACAAACACCTGGCCGAACAGCCGCGCTCCTTGGAGGAAATAACCGAGTCCCCGTTGATCCTGCTGGAGAAGGGGAGCAGTTCCCGTATCTACATCGAGAAAATCTTTGCCCAGCACAACCTTTCCTTGAAACCGGAGTTCGAACTGAGCGACTTCGAACTACTGATTCGCTTCGCCCGGATCGACTTCGGCGTAGCCTTTGTGATTAAAAACTTCATCTCCGAAGAACTGGCCGGCGGTTCCCTCTATGAAATCACACCGCTGACCGTCATCCCTCCGCGCCATGTTGGGGTGGCGCACTTAAAGACAGTTCCGTTGCGGACCGCTGCAAAGGCATTCTTGTCGTTTTTGTTGAACAATAAATATCCCCGGTCATCATAA
- a CDS encoding MerR family transcriptional regulator, which produces MSGTGNFDPLLDLDFLKKLIVGIGEVSEITGVPTRKIRYWEEKGIVESVKEGEGATRRYDYLNIKKILLIQDLLDEGFTLDAAAKKVENRMMTINKVFSKLANASLDIHESKFDGDDDGQE; this is translated from the coding sequence ATGAGCGGTACTGGCAACTTTGACCCGTTGCTCGACCTTGACTTCCTGAAAAAACTGATCGTCGGCATCGGAGAGGTTTCGGAAATCACGGGCGTCCCTACCCGGAAAATTCGCTATTGGGAAGAAAAGGGGATTGTCGAATCGGTTAAAGAAGGCGAGGGAGCTACTCGCAGGTATGACTATCTGAACATTAAGAAAATCCTGCTGATCCAGGATCTTCTCGATGAAGGCTTTACCCTCGACGCCGCAGCGAAAAAAGTGGAGAACCGGATGATGACCATCAACAAGGTCTTTTCGAAGTTGGCGAACGCTTCGTTGGACATTCATGAAAGCAAGTTTGACGGCGATGATGACGGACAAGAATAA
- a CDS encoding phosphohydrolase, giving the protein MADYILTYTKKKFYPLEPAMADIHIEDIAHSLSLMTRANGHFKRFYSVAQHTVNCCKEAQSRGYSERVQLGCLLHDASESYISDLTRPVKRNLPEYFRIEEKLQSLIYRRFGLGDLSEAELKQIETVDDALLFWEFQALFDEQIFDTAPAKTMDHDFSQRDFTHVEQEFLHLYRRLTGG; this is encoded by the coding sequence ATGGCCGACTATATTCTGACCTACACCAAGAAGAAGTTCTACCCGCTGGAACCGGCGATGGCGGACATCCACATCGAAGACATCGCCCATTCCTTGTCCCTGATGACCCGGGCCAACGGGCATTTCAAGCGTTTCTATTCGGTGGCTCAGCACACCGTCAACTGCTGCAAGGAAGCCCAAAGCCGCGGTTATTCGGAGCGGGTTCAGTTGGGATGTCTGCTCCACGACGCAAGCGAAAGCTACATCTCAGATTTGACGCGACCGGTCAAGCGGAATCTGCCAGAGTATTTCCGGATCGAAGAAAAACTGCAAAGTCTCATCTACCGACGATTTGGCCTTGGCGATCTATCAGAAGCGGAATTAAAACAGATCGAGACGGTCGATGACGCCCTGCTCTTCTGGGAATTCCAGGCCTTATTTGATGAACAGATTTTCGATACAGCCCCGGCAAAGACGATGGACCATGACTTTTCCCAGCGGGACTTTACCCATGTGGAGCAGGAGTTCCTTCACCTTTACCGCCGTTTGACAGGGGGATAG
- a CDS encoding NYN domain-containing protein, whose product MWIEGQRLSAIKKGYADTGIVFDTQWVYDFEALLYVVADGEYVRAKLYASEAPGSGRQMWGMAEKSRYAVELIPRSAANKEKAVDTKMIWDVAWDMKGRSPNHNKVTIVAGDKDFLPAVEGLREAGFFVTVASWEHSASGQLKRRASRFICLDDFFHALTYYKTTS is encoded by the coding sequence GTGTGGATCGAGGGACAGCGTCTGAGCGCCATAAAAAAAGGCTATGCCGATACAGGGATAGTCTTTGATACGCAGTGGGTCTATGATTTTGAGGCGTTATTATACGTCGTTGCCGACGGGGAATATGTTCGCGCCAAACTATACGCCTCCGAGGCGCCGGGAAGCGGGAGGCAGATGTGGGGAATGGCCGAGAAGTCCCGCTATGCTGTGGAATTGATACCGAGAAGCGCTGCGAACAAAGAAAAAGCGGTCGATACGAAAATGATCTGGGACGTCGCCTGGGATATGAAGGGACGCTCGCCCAACCACAACAAGGTCACCATTGTCGCCGGCGACAAGGACTTCCTGCCGGCTGTCGAGGGTCTCCGGGAAGCCGGTTTCTTCGTCACGGTGGCTTCTTGGGAGCACTCTGCCAGCGGTCAACTCAAGCGCAGGGCCTCCCGTTTTATCTGTTTGGATGATTTTTTTCATGCTTTGACCTATTATAAGACGACGTCCTAA
- a CDS encoding RNA polymerase sigma factor, which translates to MDVDGKPIRSLDHYTFGTIYTHYYPKIYKYILRRIGNPDIANDLAGQTFEQAFIKKITYHPEKGTVSSWLYAIAHNIVVDYKRSARNTVSLDALSIVPSSTDKTPEIITLSNETTAQLNRALSKLSERERKVVTLKYVSGLANRKIARMMNLSDQNVGVILFRTLRKLRRIMEKSD; encoded by the coding sequence ATGGACGTTGATGGTAAACCAATAAGATCACTTGATCACTATACATTCGGTACTATATATACTCACTATTACCCGAAAATTTACAAGTACATACTAAGGCGGATCGGAAACCCAGATATCGCGAATGATTTGGCGGGTCAGACCTTTGAGCAGGCATTTATTAAAAAGATAACTTACCATCCCGAAAAAGGAACAGTCTCTTCATGGTTGTATGCGATTGCCCACAATATTGTCGTGGATTACAAGCGTAGCGCAAGAAATACCGTTTCCCTTGACGCATTGTCCATCGTGCCCAGCAGCACCGATAAAACCCCGGAAATTATCACCCTTTCCAATGAGACAACGGCACAGTTAAACAGGGCATTGTCAAAACTATCTGAACGAGAGCGAAAGGTCGTTACCCTGAAGTATGTGTCTGGACTGGCCAACCGGAAAATTGCACGGATGATGAATCTATCAGACCAAAATGTCGGCGTTATTTTATTCCGCACACTGCGTAAGCTACGAAGAATCATGGAAAAAAGCGATTAA